In the genome of Chrysemys picta bellii isolate R12L10 chromosome 19, ASM1138683v2, whole genome shotgun sequence, one region contains:
- the LOC135976635 gene encoding protein FAM170B-like, which translates to MAHSQGLPADAPETNPGAAQEGSESQRAGESPPRQGVSAGSPVPGETAEERVSASAGPRDPSQKTSTATSVTSHSSARGVQPVASNRLCAQPPDPPGAGMKRKRSARVREAKEEGEEKTLFYMQVRVVNGVSVAWETGAGFEAIRKRPRIFKANYIGGESFAGSDRSSSHTRSDLGDVDPEAGDVDLEAESDAGGPAEEAPQQPMGAPPEWLLTPEQGLRCLACCRVFPSLEALTQHVKQGLREGFSCRVYYRVLGQLRAGEPPRKRRRRGARECSKCGGEIRRPRKAAR; encoded by the exons ATGGCGCACAGCCAGGGGCTTCCTGCTGACGCCCCAGAGACGAAtcctggagctgcccaggaggggtcag AGTCGCAGAGAGCAGGGGAGTCGCCCCCTCGTCAGGGGGTCTCTGCTGGGAGCCCCGTTCCTGGGGAAACGGCGGAGGAGAGGGTCTCTGCCTCTGCAGGCCCCAGGGACCCAAGCCAGAAGACCTCCACGGCCACATCCGTCACCAGCCACTCCTCCGCCCGCGGTGTGCAGCCTGTGGCCTCCAACCGCCTATGTGCGCAGCCTCCAGATCCACCCGGCGCCGGCATGAAGAGAAAGCGCTCGGCACGTGTCAGAGAggccaaggaggagggagaagaaaagacccTTTTCTACATGCAGGTCAGGGTCGTGAACGGCGTCTCGGTGGCCTGGGAGACGGGGGCCGGCTTTGAAGCCATTAGGAAGCGCCCCCGCATTTTTAAGGCCAATTACATCGGAGGAGAAAGTTTTGCTGGCTCGGACCGGAGCAGCTCCCACACCAGGTCCGACCTgggggacgtggaccccgagGCGGGGGACGTGGACCTCGAGGCAGAGAGCGACGCTGGGGGACCAGCAGAGGAGGCTCCGCAGCAGCCGATGGGAGCGCCCCCTGAGTGGCTCCTCACCCCCGAGCAGggcctgcgctgcctggcctgctgccgagtcttccccagcctggaggccctgACCCAGCATGTCAAGCAGGGGCTGCGCGAAGGCTTCAGCTGCCGCGTCTACTACCGggtgctggggcagctcagggCGGGAGAGCCGCCCCGGAAGAGACGGCGACGTGGGGCCCGGGAGTGCagcaagtgtgggggagagatacGGCGCCCACGCAAGGCTGCCAGATAG